TAAGATGCTGGTCGCTATCTAGCTCAATTGCAAGTTTGCTTGTTGTGCGTAACCGGGAAATAAGCCCATCTTGTATTTACAATTAAGCATGCTATGATCGTATGAAGGCACTTCGTGTTTTTTGCCATTCATCAGGGAGGAGTTCATGCAACTTATTCGCATTATAGCCCATGATTCTCTTAGAGACATCTTCGAGATACTCTCGAGGATTGATATCCAGTCCACGGCAGGTTTGAACCAGCGATAGCAAGACAGATGCCGATTCTCCACTCTCTTTACTCCCGAAGAACAACCAATTTTCCTTCCTATTGCGATGGGTCTGATTGCCCTTTCTGCAACATTGTTGTCGAGGCGCGCATTTGCATAGAGAGTGTAGTTTTTCAGATGGGGAATGAGAGAGCAAAAATATCCGAGGGCTTCTTTAAATTTTGATTTAGGCAGGATCTTCCCGAGGTGAAGCCCCTCCTTAACTCGACTGATCATCTCATTGATGATAGGCAGCGATTGGGTTTGTCTCAATATCAGCCTCTCTTCACCGGTTAGTTTCCAAGCAACTTCTTCTAGAGCAAATAAATTGCCCATCCTTTCCAATATCCAGTCTTTAAATTCTTTATCGCCGGCCTCAGCTTCAAAGAACTTTCGGCGAATATGTGCAAAGCAGGGAGACCAAATGACCCCTTCTCGTTTAGCAAAGGCCTCATAAGCGCCATATTTATCTGAATGAAAGACTCCTCGATAATCTCCAAGAATAGCTTGGACATTTTCATGGCGTCTATTATTTTTTCAGTTGCGTAAAAATGCGCAAAAAAATGAACTACTTATTATCAAAATTCAGGAAATTCAGATTTTAACATACTTCCCACTAAAGTTGGTGGACCAGTATCCCCAGGCCAAGGGTGATCTGGATAATAAACTTTGAAAAAGAGGAATTCATCACCAAAATCGAACACTCCCTCTGTGTGTTTCTTACGATCTAAAGGACTAATAATTTTCCCAAAGACATTTTTTTCTGGGAAATAATTACAATCATGCAGGAGCACGTACTCTGAGAGATTTTTAAATCTTTTAATTGTTTCATATCTAGCAAGCCATGGAGATTGATCTACAAAACAAATAGAATATTCTTGCGAATTGACATACTCACAATTTTCAAAAAATTGGATCCAATGATCTGGAGCTTTGTTATCTCTTTTACCAGGAATAAAGAAAAATTTGTGCCATCCAGAATTATCCTCCTCATAGCCATCCCCTAAATATTTCTTTTTGAATCTATCTAACCACTGCTTATCATCATCGAGGGTGATTAATGTACGCGATGTTTTTTTACATAAAGTATGCAAAAAATCTGTACTTGAGTTGCCACTGCCGAATTCAATAATTGGACCCGTTGTATTAAGCACTAGTTGTTTAAGGATATGCTGATGAGTTGCGTATGGATCCGAATAAGTAAACTCCACACGTTCAGAAGACCAGGTAAATGCCATTAATACATTGCTTAATATTAAAAGTTGAATATTTCGAAATAATACACTCATATTTTAACGCTCCTGCTAATCTAATTGATACTTTTTAAGGTATTTATCAAAAATAATTGGGTGT
This is a stretch of genomic DNA from Simkaniaceae bacterium. It encodes these proteins:
- a CDS encoding transposase domain-containing protein, whose translation is MFFGSKESGESASVLLSLVQTCRGLDINPREYLEDVSKRIMGYNANKLHELLPDEWQKTRSAFIRS